The following proteins come from a genomic window of Falco rusticolus isolate bFalRus1 chromosome 9, bFalRus1.pri, whole genome shotgun sequence:
- the LOC119153963 gene encoding steroidogenic acute regulatory protein, mitochondrial-like: MLRATIKLCCGIAHDHLRRLPGLKITAAAAIQKDVRGLVVRGSHRLPSKIPHYVQRLKGKETATCPEPAGDISTSRFPSVDLSYITQGETALKRALSILQQHTSWQAEMMLDSGAAVSSTALPGLGKVFRAEVILAVPVAQLHQELFERIEQMPQWNPTLSQVKVLQRVGADTLVTHEVTAPSPGNLVGQRDFISVRHRGKRETAIYLVGTATHIEPLPLQEGCIRAESRLSCIVLQPLAGDPSCTHFTWLLSMDLKGWIPASVINRVLPQSQADFIKHLCQHLSATTCP, encoded by the exons ATGCTGCGGGCCACCATCAAGCTTTGCTGTGGCATTGCCCATGATCACCTCCGCCGCCTGCCCG GCTTGAAGATAACAGCCGCTGCAGCAATACAGAAGGATGTGAGAGGGCTGGTGGTAAGAGGATCCCATCGCCTGCCTTCCAAAATTCCTCATTATGTTCAGAGGCTGAAGGGGAAGGAGACGG ccacctgccCCGAGCCTGCTGGAGACATCAGCACCAGCCGGTTCCCCAGTGTGGACCTCTCCTACATCACCCAGGGAGAAACAGCCCTGAAGCGAGCGCTgagcatcctgcagcagcacaccagcTGGCAGGCAGAAATGATGCTG GACTCTGGAGCTGCCGTGTCCAGCACCGCCCTTCCTGGGCTGGGCAAGGTGTTTCGGGCAGAGGTGATCCTGGCCGTGCCAGTGGCACAGCTGCACCAGGAGCTCTTCGAGAGGATTGAGCAAATGCCTCAGTGGAACCCAACCCTCAGCCAGGTGAAG gtgctgcagcgtgtcgGGGCGGACACACTGGTGACACACGAAGtcactgctcccagcccaggcaACCTGGTGGGCCAGCGGGACTTCATCAGTGTGCGGCACCGTGGCAAGAGGGAGACAGCCATCTACCTGGTGGGCACCGCCACCCACATCGAGCCACTGCCTTTGCAGGAAGGCTGCATCAG GGCTGAGTCCCGGCTGAGCTGCATCGTCCTGCAGCCGCTGGCAGGGGACCCCAGCTGTACCCACTTCACCTGGCTCCTGAGCATGGACCTGAAG GGCTGGATCCCTGCGTCTGTCATTAACCGTGTCCTGCCGCAGTCCCAAGCAGACTTCATCAAACACCTCTGCCAGCACCTCTCTGCCACCACGTGTCCCTGA